In one Pseudarthrobacter oxydans genomic region, the following are encoded:
- a CDS encoding DEAD/DEAH box helicase, which produces MNPHDSLIPLLGRGPEPEQLRHVRTIPAREAEYEPWPAWVHPDLVAAYGSLGIQEPYRHQVEAAGIAHAGEHVVVATGTASGKSLAYQLPALDAIHRSELRVMAEPGKIHDDGAVTLYLSPTKALAADQLNAIRGLELPTVRAETYDGDTDPASRRWIRDHANFILANPDMLHFGILPNHAWWAGFFRRLRYVVIDEAHSYRGVFGSHVANLMRRLRRICAYYGAGTAYPEPVFIAASATASEPEVSFARLIGAPVRAVSRDGSPHGATTVAFWEPALTDVRGENGAKERRTAVAETADLLANLVSAQVRTIAFIKSRRGAESISSITKRLLDEVDPSLPQRVAAYRSGYLPEERRAVEKALRSGRLLGVSSTSALELGIDISGLDAVLVAGWPGTRASLFQQIGRAGRAGQDAIAAFVASDDPLDTFLVNHPEAIFDVSVEATVFDPSNPYVLGPHLCAAAAELPLGPAELDLFGSTAESLLDRLVAQGYLRRRPAGWFWTHSQSAAAMVNLRADGGGPVSIVDAETGSLLGTMDSPQTHYQAHTGAVYIHQGDSYVVEDLNEDDHCVMVRRANPDYYTTARDITQIEVLETQRTVQWGDVSVHFGDVKVTTQVVSFQRKALISNEILGEEPLELGARDLFTKAVWFVVDNRSLTGAGLIEAQFPGALHAAEHAAIGLLPLVASSDRWDIGGVSTALHADTGVPTIFVYDGHPGGAGFAERGFDKAKVWLTATRDAIKACECDSGCPSCVQSPKCGNKNNPLDKAAAVSLLDVLLKDATEGSSLRMEAQR; this is translated from the coding sequence GTGAACCCCCATGACTCCCTGATTCCCTTGCTGGGCCGCGGCCCGGAACCGGAGCAGCTGCGTCATGTCCGCACTATCCCGGCCCGTGAGGCCGAGTACGAGCCCTGGCCCGCGTGGGTGCATCCGGACCTGGTTGCGGCGTACGGGTCCCTGGGCATCCAGGAGCCCTACCGGCACCAGGTGGAAGCGGCCGGAATCGCCCACGCCGGCGAACACGTTGTGGTGGCCACCGGAACCGCATCGGGAAAGTCGCTCGCCTACCAGCTCCCCGCCCTGGACGCCATCCACCGTTCCGAACTGCGGGTCATGGCCGAGCCCGGGAAGATCCATGACGACGGCGCCGTGACGCTCTACCTGTCCCCCACGAAGGCCCTCGCCGCGGACCAGCTCAATGCCATCAGGGGCCTGGAACTGCCCACCGTGCGGGCGGAAACCTACGACGGGGACACCGACCCCGCCTCGCGCCGCTGGATCAGGGACCACGCCAACTTCATCCTTGCCAACCCGGACATGCTGCACTTTGGGATTCTTCCCAACCACGCCTGGTGGGCCGGGTTCTTCCGCCGCCTGCGCTACGTGGTCATTGACGAGGCCCACAGCTACCGGGGTGTCTTCGGTTCCCATGTGGCCAACCTGATGCGCCGGCTGCGCCGGATCTGCGCGTACTACGGTGCGGGCACGGCCTACCCGGAGCCGGTATTCATCGCCGCCTCCGCGACCGCTTCGGAGCCCGAGGTCTCCTTCGCCCGGCTGATCGGGGCTCCGGTGAGGGCAGTTTCCCGGGACGGCTCGCCGCACGGTGCCACCACGGTGGCTTTCTGGGAACCCGCCCTCACCGACGTTCGGGGCGAAAACGGCGCCAAGGAGCGGCGGACGGCTGTGGCTGAAACCGCAGACCTGCTGGCGAACCTGGTATCGGCCCAGGTCCGCACCATAGCGTTCATCAAATCCCGGCGCGGGGCGGAGTCCATCTCCTCCATCACCAAACGCCTCCTGGACGAGGTGGACCCCAGCCTGCCGCAGCGGGTGGCTGCATACCGTTCCGGGTACCTTCCCGAGGAACGCCGCGCCGTGGAAAAGGCGCTCCGTTCGGGGCGGCTCCTGGGTGTTTCGAGCACTTCCGCCCTGGAACTGGGGATCGACATTTCAGGACTGGACGCGGTCCTGGTGGCGGGCTGGCCGGGGACGCGCGCCTCCCTGTTCCAGCAGATCGGCCGGGCGGGCAGGGCCGGGCAGGACGCCATCGCGGCCTTTGTTGCCAGCGATGATCCCCTGGACACCTTCCTGGTGAACCATCCGGAAGCGATTTTCGACGTGTCCGTGGAAGCAACTGTCTTCGACCCCTCAAACCCCTATGTGCTGGGTCCACACCTGTGCGCCGCGGCAGCGGAACTTCCGCTTGGTCCTGCCGAACTCGACCTCTTCGGCAGCACGGCGGAGTCCCTCCTGGACCGGCTGGTGGCCCAGGGGTACCTGCGCCGGAGGCCCGCGGGCTGGTTCTGGACACACTCGCAGAGCGCGGCGGCCATGGTGAACCTGCGGGCCGACGGCGGCGGACCGGTGAGCATCGTGGATGCCGAAACCGGGTCCCTCCTTGGAACCATGGATTCCCCGCAGACCCACTACCAGGCCCACACCGGCGCTGTTTACATCCACCAGGGTGACAGTTACGTCGTGGAGGACCTGAATGAAGATGACCACTGCGTGATGGTGCGCCGCGCCAATCCCGATTACTACACCACCGCCCGGGACATTACCCAGATCGAGGTGCTGGAGACGCAGCGCACGGTGCAGTGGGGTGACGTTTCGGTGCACTTCGGTGATGTCAAAGTCACGACGCAAGTGGTGTCCTTTCAGCGCAAGGCCCTGATCTCCAACGAAATCCTTGGCGAGGAGCCGTTGGAACTGGGCGCCCGCGATCTCTTCACCAAGGCCGTCTGGTTCGTGGTGGACAACCGTTCCCTCACCGGGGCGGGGCTGATCGAAGCGCAGTTTCCCGGCGCCCTGCATGCCGCGGAGCATGCGGCCATCGGCCTGCTGCCCTTGGTGGCGTCAAGCGATCGGTGGGACATCGGCGGGGTATCCACGGCCCTGCACGCGGACACCGGGGTGCCCACCATCTTCGTGTATGACGGGCATCCCGGCGGCGCGGGTTTCGCCGAACGGGGTTTCGACAAGGCGAAGGTATGGCTCACGGCCACCCGGGACGCCATCAAGGCCTGCGAGTGCGATTCCGGCTGTCCCTCCTGCGTCCAGTCACCGAAATGCGGCAACAAGAACAACCCCCTGGACAAGGCTGCCGCGGTCTCCCTCCTCGACGTCCTGCTCAAGGACGCCACCGAGGGCAGCTCCCTGAGGATGGAAGCACAGCGCTGA
- a CDS encoding Rv3654c family TadE-like protein yields the protein MMRAGPCGRTRIVQPRRAGAADSGRRRQASACGRERGSGTVLAAGLALVVMTAMALMLLLAQSAVLASRAASAADLAALAAADALRGVTDGDPCTVAFQVAARQGAAVLGCTEGAGQTIEVRTELMERTVFGAATGRSRAGPPP from the coding sequence ATGATGCGTGCCGGGCCCTGTGGACGGACTCGCATCGTTCAGCCGCGCCGGGCAGGTGCTGCAGACTCAGGCCGGCGCCGGCAGGCTTCCGCCTGCGGCCGGGAGCGCGGGTCCGGGACGGTCCTGGCGGCCGGCCTGGCCTTGGTGGTGATGACGGCCATGGCGCTGATGCTGCTGCTGGCACAGTCGGCCGTCCTGGCAAGCAGGGCCGCGTCCGCTGCCGACCTCGCGGCACTTGCGGCGGCCGATGCCCTCCGCGGCGTCACTGACGGGGACCCCTGCACCGTAGCGTTCCAGGTTGCGGCCCGGCAGGGGGCTGCGGTCCTTGGCTGCACCGAGGGTGCAGGGCAAACGATCGAGGTCAGGACGGAGCTGATGGAACGGACCGTGTTCGGGGCAGCAACCGGGCGTTCCCGCGCGGGGCCGCCGCCCTGA
- a CDS encoding TadE family type IV pilus minor pilin encodes MTAEFAVTLPAVLLLLAMLLSGASAGVTQLRLEEGARAGARALARGEDSAAVERIVHTLTGGSASAAVSADGEWLDVTVTGRVGGPLGSAIPWLLTARASTRAETAG; translated from the coding sequence GTGACCGCCGAGTTCGCCGTCACGCTGCCTGCGGTCCTCCTGCTGCTGGCCATGCTGCTGTCAGGTGCCTCCGCCGGGGTCACCCAGTTGCGGCTGGAGGAGGGAGCACGCGCCGGTGCCCGGGCCCTGGCCCGCGGCGAAGATTCAGCCGCTGTGGAAAGAATCGTCCATACCCTGACGGGCGGGTCCGCGTCGGCGGCGGTTTCGGCCGACGGCGAGTGGCTGGACGTCACCGTCACCGGCCGGGTGGGCGGCCCGCTCGGTTCGGCCATTCCCTGGCTGCTAACTGCCCGGGCCTCCACCCGCGCCGAGACGGCCGGATGA
- a CDS encoding DUF4244 domain-containing protein — MPTHHRRHYADGTAALAAARSASRGHRSNSHHTGGAGNGSLPANVVELYPGVKAPTSPRQGLRLLGSEAGMATAEYAIATLAAVGFAGLLVFILRSEEVRGFLLTLIRTALALP, encoded by the coding sequence ATGCCCACTCATCACCGCCGCCACTACGCCGACGGGACAGCGGCGCTCGCCGCTGCCCGCTCCGCCTCCCGGGGACACCGCAGCAACAGCCACCACACGGGCGGGGCCGGAAACGGTTCCCTGCCGGCCAACGTCGTAGAACTGTACCCGGGCGTGAAGGCGCCAACCAGCCCCAGGCAGGGTCTCCGGCTCCTGGGATCCGAGGCGGGAATGGCAACCGCCGAGTACGCCATAGCCACTCTCGCTGCCGTGGGCTTTGCCGGGCTGCTGGTCTTCATCCTCCGCAGCGAGGAGGTCCGTGGCTTCCTGCTGACTCTGATCCGCACGGCGTTGGCCCTGCCATGA
- a CDS encoding type II secretion system F family protein — MTWPSPSALALFLVLAAAAALVCAGTGSPGKRLLALSGSPPMRGAPAGSGGSLPRGGREGLTDAAMMLELVAAMLDAGSGIGRALDLVSDSASDRYRDALRPVVAALAIGADWETAWRSSAVRLPEVLELRDALGFAALTGAPSSAILYAQAARLRRERFRAAEKRAASLGVKLVVPLGVCSLPAFICLGVVPVLLALVPSG; from the coding sequence ATGACCTGGCCTTCCCCTTCAGCGCTCGCTCTTTTCCTCGTGCTTGCTGCGGCCGCCGCCCTGGTGTGTGCCGGGACGGGCAGTCCGGGGAAGAGGTTGCTGGCGCTGTCCGGCAGCCCCCCGATGAGGGGCGCGCCCGCCGGCTCCGGAGGATCCCTGCCGCGCGGGGGACGGGAGGGCCTGACGGACGCCGCCATGATGCTGGAGCTCGTGGCCGCCATGCTGGATGCGGGGTCGGGCATCGGCCGTGCGCTGGACCTGGTGTCGGACTCCGCTTCCGACAGGTACAGGGACGCTCTCCGGCCGGTCGTGGCTGCCTTGGCTATCGGGGCCGACTGGGAAACCGCCTGGCGCAGCAGTGCGGTCCGCCTGCCGGAGGTCCTGGAACTGCGGGACGCCTTGGGGTTCGCGGCCCTGACCGGCGCGCCGTCGTCCGCGATCCTTTACGCCCAGGCTGCCCGGCTCCGCCGCGAGCGGTTCCGGGCGGCAGAAAAACGCGCGGCGTCACTGGGCGTCAAGCTGGTGGTTCCGCTCGGCGTGTGTTCCCTGCCGGCCTTCATCTGCCTGGGCGTGGTCCCGGTGCTGCTTGCGCTGGTGCCCTCGGGCTAG
- a CDS encoding TadA family conjugal transfer-associated ATPase, with the protein MDVGLLESVRESMMADAAAVTPSRVAAAVQATGKLLGTAGSLAAVERISAELNGLGPLQNLTRNPAVTDIFVNAPDSVWVDRGRGMERVAVAFDHEVQLRALACRLVAAGGRRLDDGSPCVDVRLAGGYRVHAVLPPVSTAGTLLSIRIRRERVFTMDELRAGGMFSSGLQRVLERVVERRLSFLISGATGSGKTTLLSTLLGLCPPSERLVLIEDASELNPVHPHIVSLESRHGNLEGGGAVDLGDLVRQALRMRPDRLVVGECRGAEVRELLTAMNTGHSGGGGTIHANTATAVPARLTALGALAGLNPDGVRLQAASALDVIIHVERTQQSRKVTCVGLVGEGPDGLTVLPAWEGGEGPVGTGPAWPVLAERLGLGLGELQ; encoded by the coding sequence GTGGATGTGGGGCTGCTCGAATCGGTGCGGGAGTCCATGATGGCGGACGCGGCGGCTGTGACACCCTCCCGTGTGGCGGCGGCAGTGCAGGCCACGGGCAAACTGCTGGGCACCGCCGGATCATTGGCGGCGGTGGAGCGGATCAGCGCCGAGCTCAACGGGCTGGGACCTCTCCAAAACCTCACCCGCAACCCCGCGGTGACGGATATCTTCGTGAATGCCCCGGACTCCGTCTGGGTTGACAGGGGCCGCGGGATGGAGCGCGTAGCGGTGGCCTTCGACCATGAAGTCCAGCTGCGGGCATTGGCCTGCCGGCTGGTGGCCGCCGGCGGCCGGCGGCTGGATGACGGCTCACCCTGCGTTGACGTGAGGCTGGCCGGCGGCTACCGCGTCCATGCCGTGTTGCCGCCCGTCTCCACGGCGGGAACGCTGCTGAGCATCAGGATCCGGCGCGAACGGGTCTTCACCATGGATGAGCTCCGCGCCGGCGGAATGTTCAGTTCCGGACTGCAGCGTGTCCTGGAACGGGTGGTGGAGCGCAGGCTGAGCTTCCTTATCAGCGGTGCCACCGGGTCCGGAAAGACCACCCTGCTTTCCACCCTGCTCGGGCTGTGCCCTCCCTCGGAGCGGTTGGTCCTGATCGAGGATGCATCGGAACTGAATCCGGTGCATCCGCACATCGTCTCCCTTGAATCCCGCCACGGAAACCTGGAAGGTGGCGGCGCGGTGGACCTGGGGGACCTGGTCCGGCAGGCCTTGCGCATGCGTCCGGACAGGCTGGTGGTGGGTGAATGCCGGGGCGCCGAAGTGCGGGAGCTGCTGACTGCCATGAACACCGGCCACAGCGGCGGGGGCGGAACCATCCACGCCAATACCGCCACTGCCGTTCCAGCCCGGCTCACAGCTCTCGGTGCCCTGGCGGGACTGAACCCCGACGGCGTGCGGCTCCAGGCAGCGAGCGCCCTGGACGTCATCATCCACGTCGAGCGCACGCAACAGTCCCGGAAAGTGACGTGCGTTGGCCTGGTGGGAGAGGGGCCGGACGGCCTGACGGTTCTGCCTGCCTGGGAAGGTGGTGAAGGCCCGGTGGGCACAGGCCCGGCGTGGCCGGTCCTGGCCGAACGGCTGGGGCTGGGCCTGGGAGAGCTGCAATGA
- the ssd gene encoding septum site-determining protein Ssd — protein sequence MPDSGGEVLLVTSSAVLRADVERIVAAAGAQLRTAADAAGAGRHWDGAAAVLVGSDIRELPPRRRAPAVLVGLDGEGDSLWHLAAVLGAERVAVLPDAAAWLADHLSRSRSPGPGGLILGVAGGCGGAGATTAAIWIAQAAAGLGARVLLVDGDPWGGGLELALAAEEDPGLRWPDLAEARGSIDPVQLADSLPVAGGFSFLSWPASREQPVTVAAATSAGVLDAARRGYELVVVDIGRGAEPIHTFAWDCDLITVVVPAQLKAAVAAVRLLQEFPPVEASLLVRGKHGAALDGALLAEAIGLPVQGRVPELRGVPAAMESGRLLDLGKRRSVRQFAASVLDLLGDGLPAGDLG from the coding sequence CTGCCGGACAGCGGCGGCGAGGTACTGCTGGTGACCTCGTCCGCTGTCCTCCGGGCCGACGTGGAGCGGATCGTTGCGGCAGCCGGAGCACAGCTGCGCACGGCAGCCGATGCCGCCGGGGCGGGCAGGCATTGGGACGGGGCGGCGGCAGTCCTGGTGGGCAGCGACATCCGCGAACTGCCTCCCCGGCGACGGGCGCCGGCAGTCCTGGTGGGCCTTGACGGTGAAGGCGACAGCCTGTGGCACCTGGCCGCGGTCCTCGGTGCAGAGCGGGTGGCTGTGCTGCCCGACGCCGCCGCCTGGCTTGCGGACCATCTCAGCAGGTCGCGTTCGCCGGGCCCCGGCGGCCTCATCCTGGGCGTGGCCGGCGGCTGCGGCGGCGCGGGTGCCACTACCGCAGCCATCTGGATTGCCCAGGCTGCCGCCGGGCTGGGGGCCCGGGTGCTCCTGGTGGACGGTGACCCGTGGGGCGGCGGGCTGGAGCTCGCCCTCGCCGCCGAAGAAGACCCCGGGCTGCGCTGGCCCGACCTCGCTGAGGCCAGGGGCAGCATCGATCCGGTCCAGCTTGCGGATTCCCTGCCCGTTGCAGGAGGCTTTTCGTTCCTGTCCTGGCCCGCCAGCCGTGAGCAGCCTGTGACTGTTGCCGCCGCCACCTCGGCGGGCGTCCTTGATGCCGCCCGCCGTGGGTATGAGCTGGTGGTGGTGGACATCGGCCGGGGAGCGGAGCCGATCCACACGTTCGCCTGGGACTGCGACCTCATCACCGTGGTGGTTCCGGCGCAGCTGAAGGCTGCCGTAGCGGCGGTGCGGCTGCTTCAGGAATTCCCTCCGGTGGAGGCTTCCCTCCTGGTTCGGGGCAAGCACGGTGCGGCGCTGGACGGCGCCCTTCTTGCCGAAGCCATCGGCCTTCCCGTCCAGGGGCGCGTGCCCGAGCTGCGGGGCGTCCCGGCGGCCATGGAGTCGGGCCGGCTCCTTGATCTGGGCAAGCGGCGGAGCGTCAGGCAATTCGCTGCCTCCGTGCTGGATCTTCTCGGAGACGGCCTGCCTGCGGGGGATCTCGGGTGA
- a CDS encoding bifunctional 3'-5' exonuclease/DNA polymerase, whose protein sequence is MYLLLAAHPHGAALQELTQAGAPLPSTPEPRLISTGDLAAVVRELEHRRPNGQPPRWIWHRTQDWYPALLAAGVELERCHDLSLCANILAFSRFTADTEYARNADRIAVEDPLLPPKALQPPPPPADQGALFEDPGTLPLTGRTPEELRAEYAAQQAALASVGHEENRRNRLQLLLAAESAGAMIAAEMQHAGVPWREDLHEQILAGHLGPRPPLGHRPAKLEALNQELRRLLNSPTLNPDSPQDLMRALHRNGIEVKSTRKWELRESSHPAIEPLLAYKQLSRLHTANGWAWLDAWVAGGRFRPEYVVGGVVSGRWASRGGGALQIPRQIRGAVHADPGYKLIVADASQLEPRVLAALARDSSMAEAARDQDLYAGIAAKGFGGDRAKAKMALLGAMYGATSGEAGRLMPQLAKTYPRAVDFVEQAARAGESGGTVTTRLGRSSPPPSGRWFQSQRSASAEEQRRAESIARSRGRFTRNFVVQGSAADWAACWLAELRRRLRTLRKDRHLDAELVFFLHDEVMVHAPVEAVDACIAAIEDAASAARELLFGPIPVEFPVSVAVVDSYDHAK, encoded by the coding sequence ATGTACCTGCTGCTCGCCGCCCACCCCCACGGCGCGGCACTGCAGGAACTCACGCAGGCGGGAGCCCCGCTGCCGTCCACCCCGGAACCAAGGCTCATCAGCACAGGCGACCTCGCCGCCGTCGTACGTGAACTGGAACACCGCCGGCCGAACGGGCAGCCGCCCCGCTGGATCTGGCACCGCACCCAGGATTGGTACCCCGCCCTGCTGGCAGCCGGCGTCGAACTGGAGCGGTGCCATGACCTAAGCCTGTGCGCGAACATCCTGGCCTTTTCCCGGTTCACCGCCGACACGGAATACGCACGGAACGCGGACAGGATCGCCGTCGAGGACCCGCTGCTGCCTCCCAAAGCGTTGCAGCCGCCGCCTCCCCCGGCGGACCAGGGTGCCCTGTTCGAGGATCCCGGGACCCTGCCCCTCACTGGGCGTACTCCCGAAGAGCTGCGGGCCGAATACGCCGCCCAACAGGCGGCCCTGGCCTCGGTCGGCCATGAGGAGAACCGGCGGAACCGGCTGCAGCTCCTCCTCGCAGCAGAATCCGCCGGTGCCATGATCGCCGCCGAGATGCAGCATGCCGGCGTACCGTGGCGGGAAGACCTGCACGAACAGATCCTCGCCGGGCACCTTGGCCCCCGCCCGCCCCTGGGCCACCGCCCCGCGAAACTTGAGGCGCTGAACCAGGAGCTTCGCCGGCTCCTGAATTCGCCCACGCTGAATCCCGATTCCCCGCAGGACCTGATGCGGGCCCTGCACCGGAACGGGATCGAAGTCAAAAGCACCCGCAAATGGGAGCTGAGGGAATCCAGCCACCCGGCCATCGAACCGCTGCTGGCCTACAAGCAGTTGTCTCGCCTGCACACGGCCAACGGATGGGCCTGGCTCGACGCCTGGGTGGCCGGCGGCAGGTTCCGCCCCGAATACGTGGTGGGCGGCGTGGTTTCCGGCCGCTGGGCCTCCCGCGGCGGCGGTGCGCTCCAGATTCCGCGCCAGATCCGCGGCGCCGTCCATGCCGATCCCGGCTACAAGCTGATCGTCGCGGATGCCTCACAGCTGGAACCTCGCGTGCTGGCGGCCCTGGCCCGGGACTCGTCCATGGCCGAGGCTGCCCGCGACCAGGATCTCTACGCGGGCATCGCCGCCAAGGGATTCGGCGGGGACCGGGCAAAGGCAAAGATGGCGCTGCTGGGCGCAATGTACGGCGCAACCTCCGGCGAGGCCGGCCGGCTCATGCCGCAGCTGGCGAAGACTTATCCGCGGGCCGTGGACTTTGTGGAGCAGGCTGCGCGGGCGGGCGAGTCCGGTGGCACGGTGACCACGAGGCTGGGCCGGAGCAGCCCTCCGCCGTCCGGGCGATGGTTCCAGAGCCAACGGTCGGCCAGCGCCGAGGAGCAGCGCCGCGCCGAATCGATCGCCCGCTCCCGGGGACGCTTCACCCGCAACTTTGTTGTCCAGGGCTCGGCCGCTGACTGGGCGGCCTGCTGGCTGGCGGAATTACGACGGCGGCTGCGCACCCTCCGGAAGGACCGTCACCTTGACGCCGAGCTTGTCTTCTTCCTGCATGACGAGGTGATGGTCCACGCCCCCGTGGAGGCAGTGGACGCCTGCATCGCGGCGATCGAGGACGCGGCCAGCGCCGCGAGGGAGCTCCTGTTCGGTCCCATCCCCGTTGAGTTCCCGGTCAGCGTTGCAGTGGTTGACTCCTACGACCATGCGAAATAG
- a CDS encoding DUF1508 domain-containing protein encodes MAGRFEIHRVGDESYRLRLTDAEGNTVAVSPKFKSLNSLLEGIKAVRENAATGIVVDLRQQQA; translated from the coding sequence ATGGCGGGCAGGTTCGAAATTCATCGGGTAGGCGACGAGTCCTACCGACTGCGGCTCACTGATGCAGAGGGCAACACTGTTGCCGTCTCACCCAAGTTCAAGTCCCTCAACTCGCTGCTTGAGGGCATCAAGGCAGTCCGGGAGAACGCCGCCACCGGCATCGTGGTGGATCTCCGCCAGCAGCAGGCCTGA
- a CDS encoding CoA pyrophosphatase, producing MSAREDLLELVRRAESGADAAPDPLWAALTVDKSRARRAAVLMLFGALDDVPAASNKPLAPADLDVLLLERAHTLGSHPGQVAFPGGALDARETPVQAALREAEEETGLDSDGVEVLGSLQELGLAHSNFLVTPVLAWWRSPTPVRVVDYAESAQVFRVPVRDLLEPDNRVMATVHRAGRSFDSPAFTVNGVVVWGFTGIVLNGLFEQLGWAVPWDRSRLHRMGV from the coding sequence GTGAGCGCGCGCGAAGACCTCCTCGAACTGGTGCGCCGGGCGGAGTCCGGTGCCGATGCGGCGCCGGATCCCCTCTGGGCCGCCCTGACGGTGGACAAGTCCCGGGCGCGGAGGGCGGCCGTCCTGATGCTCTTCGGGGCCCTTGATGACGTCCCCGCAGCTTCCAACAAGCCACTGGCGCCGGCCGATCTTGACGTCCTCCTGCTCGAACGCGCCCATACTTTAGGGTCCCATCCCGGGCAGGTGGCGTTCCCTGGCGGCGCCCTTGACGCCAGGGAAACGCCGGTTCAGGCGGCATTGCGGGAAGCAGAGGAAGAAACCGGCCTCGACTCGGACGGCGTGGAAGTTCTGGGATCCCTTCAGGAACTGGGCCTTGCCCACAGCAATTTCCTGGTCACCCCGGTGCTGGCCTGGTGGCGTTCGCCAACCCCCGTCAGGGTGGTGGACTATGCCGAGTCAGCCCAGGTGTTCCGCGTCCCCGTCCGTGACCTGCTGGAGCCGGACAACCGCGTGATGGCAACCGTCCACCGCGCCGGGCGCAGCTTCGACAGCCCCGCCTTCACAGTGAACGGCGTGGTGGTTTGGGGATTTACCGGAATTGTCCTGAACGGGCTGTTCGAACAGCTGGGTTGGGCCGTTCCGTGGGACCGGAGCCGGCTCCACCGCATGGGCGTCTAG
- the nth gene encoding endonuclease III translates to MPVVSSESVLALKRRARRINRALAEKYPYAHAELDFRNPFELLVATVLSAQTTDVTVNQVTRVLFARYPDARALAEADPGDLETILKPTGFFRAKARNVIALCTRLVDEYNGVVPGRLEDLVTLPGVGRKTANVVLGNGFGIPGISVDTHFARLANRFGWTQSDDPVQIERDVAELFDRKDWTMLSHRVIFHGRRVCHARKPACGACPVATWCPSFGLGETDPAKAAKLLKYELAPGSEALLEQLLAETHRAAEIRMESQQRTP, encoded by the coding sequence ATGCCGGTGGTCTCTTCCGAATCGGTGCTGGCGCTGAAGCGGCGGGCACGGCGGATCAACAGGGCGTTGGCCGAGAAGTATCCATACGCCCACGCCGAGCTCGACTTCCGCAACCCGTTCGAACTGCTCGTGGCCACGGTCCTTTCCGCCCAGACCACTGACGTGACGGTCAACCAGGTCACCCGGGTGCTGTTCGCGCGCTACCCGGACGCCCGGGCCCTGGCCGAGGCGGATCCTGGCGACCTGGAAACGATCCTGAAGCCCACGGGGTTCTTCCGGGCCAAGGCCAGGAACGTCATTGCGCTCTGCACCCGCCTTGTGGACGAGTACAACGGCGTTGTACCGGGGCGGCTGGAGGACCTGGTCACCCTGCCGGGCGTGGGCCGCAAGACGGCAAACGTGGTGCTGGGGAACGGCTTCGGCATCCCCGGCATCTCGGTGGACACCCACTTCGCCCGGCTCGCCAACCGCTTTGGCTGGACGCAGTCCGACGACCCCGTGCAGATCGAACGGGACGTGGCCGAGCTGTTCGACCGGAAGGACTGGACCATGCTGTCCCACCGGGTGATCTTCCACGGGCGGCGGGTGTGCCACGCGCGGAAGCCGGCCTGCGGGGCCTGCCCCGTGGCCACGTGGTGCCCCAGCTTCGGGCTGGGCGAAACGGATCCCGCGAAGGCTGCGAAGCTGCTGAAGTACGAGCTCGCTCCCGGCAGCGAGGCACTGCTGGAGCAGCTTTTGGCCGAGACCCACCGCGCCGCCGAAATCCGGATGGAATCCCAGCAGAGGACACCGTGA